TGCATGTCTGAATGAAGGTCCCCAACTTACGACTTAGTTTAGTTCAAAACATTAAAATCATTCGTGGTTCTTTAAAAACTCTTCTCTACCTTGTCGTGGTCATAAAAGGAAAAGTTATGATATGATAAAAAGGAAGCACCCTGTTCTTCATAGTAAGAACAGTAAAGGAGAAGAAGTTCATGATTTCAACTAACAGCAAAGACTTATTAGCAATGCCAATTAGTGATTTTATTATTTCATCTGAAAAGGTTGCACATGTACAAAGTGGGAATAGTGCAGAGCATGCACTCCTTGTACTTACACGTACAGGGTATTCGTCGATACCTGTTTTAGATTTGAAATACCGACTTCAAGGGCTACTAAGCATGAAAATGATTACAGAATCCATTCTTGGACTCGAACATATTGAATATGAAAAGCTTCCTGATATTAAAGTGGATACAATTATGGAGAAAGATATTGCCGTATTAAAGTTAACAGATACTTTTCAGCGGGCTCTCGATTTAGTGATTAATCATGCCTTTTTATGTGTTGTGGACGAAGAAGGTACATTTGCAGGGATTTTAACGAGACGTGTAATTTTAAAGCAATTGAAAAAATATATTTATCTAAAAGAGTAGTAGGGTAAGAGGGGGACTCAGATGAAAATCATGAGACCCTCTTTGCTTGTATTGGAGGTTTACTGATTGATGGCAACAGAAGCTGAAATCTTAAAAGTATTAGCTGAGGAACGCAATATGCGAAAGGCAGCAGAACGTCTATTTTTATCCCAACCAGCGCTTTCTCAACGTTTGCAAACGATTGAAAAGGATTGGGGAGCGCAGCTATTTATTCGTTCGCAAAAAGGATTGACGGCAACACCTGCTGGAGAGCTAGTGATTGGCTATGCTACAGAAATGCTAAGTAAAAAAGAAGAGATTTTTGAAACAATCCAATCATTGACAACAAAAGTAAATGGGACATTGAAAATCGCCTGTGCTTCGATTGTTGGGCAAAACTGGCTACCTAAAATATTGAAGGATTTTGTAGCAAAATATCCTGAGGCGAAGATCTCGCTTATGACAGGCTGGAGCTCTGAAATTGTGAAAGCACTGTATGAAGGAGAGGCTCATGTGGGGATTGTTCGTGGACAGGTTGATTGGAAGGGAGAAAAAATTCATCTTTTTCGGGATACCCTTTATTTAGTTGATAAGGAATTAAAAACAATTGAAGATGTACTTTCTACAGAGCGACCTTTTATTCAATTTAAAAGTGATTCTAATTATTATCAAGAAATTCAACAATGGTGGCAGCAGCATTTTGCTTCAAATCCTAGACGACAAATTTTGGTTGATCAAATTGAAATCTGTAAACAAATGGCATTAGACGGCATTGGTTATGCAATTTTACCCTCCATCACTTTAAATGATCATGATGGTATTAATAAAATAGCTCTTACAAATAATGAAAAAGAATTTGGTTTAACGCGCGATACATGGTTAATAGGGTATGAATCCTCATTTGAATTGCGGCAAGTAGAGGCTTTCGTCGAAGTGGTACAAGATCATGCACGATGCTTGTTTGATTACTTGAAATAGAAAATATAAAGGCAATCTAGAGTAATAGCGAAATTACTTTCTGGATTGCCTTTTTAATTCTTAAGAGTTTATGAATATTCATGAAGATGTCATAAGAAATGGAACAAAATTCAATTTTAAACGTATAATTATGTAACCATTAATATTTATAGACAAAAAAGGGGTTGAGCTTTTGAAAAAAACGAATATCACGGCACTCGTATTCCTATTTATGCTTGTTATTAGCTTTCTTCTACCTGTGGAGCAGGCAAAAGCAGCTGCAACGTTAGAGGTACAAGCTAAGGTAGGAATTACAGGAAAAGCAAAATATCAATCACTAGTGCCGCTTCAAGTAACCGTAAAAAATAATGGTGCAGATTTTTCAGGAGATATGGCTATTAATGCTTCTAGCTCCTATGCAGCTGCATCCGCACTAGTATTGCCGATTGATATCGCAGCAGGAGAAGAAAAAACATTTGATTTTTATTTAGATGGTTTAGCTGATTATTCAGACGCAGATTTATTTGCCTTTTATGAGGGAAGCATTGAAAAGGGGAAAAAAGTTGATTATAAAGGAACAAAACGAATACAAGGTAACTTTTTAGATCCCTCTTCTGTATTTATTTATACGCTAACAGATAAAAGTGATCGCTTATCAGCATTTTTACGCCTGTCTCAATTTGCTGCTCAAAACAATGTAGAGGTTTTTAATTTAAAGCAAATAAAAAATTTTACATTACCTGAAGATGCGCAAGGCTTTGCGATGGCGAACATTATTGTCATCGATGAAATTGCCATCGCTGATCTATCGGAAAAACAACAACAGGCTTTATTTAAATGGGTACAGGACGGCGGTACTTTGTTAGTGGGAGCTGGTGATCAAGTAAATGCAACAGCCGGCATATTTAAGGATTATTTACCACTCACATTATCACAGCAATTGACAACCGTTTCCGCAGATAGCTTATCAAAAATATCAGGTGGGGGTATTTTTTCACAACCGATATCTGTTTTTGCAGCTACTGGAAATGAAGGAAGTTCACCGATATTAACAGACAATAATACCCTTCTAGCATCTAAGAAAAAGATTGGTAGTGGAGAAATTATTCAAACTGCCTTTTCATTAGGAGATCAACCGCTCGCTTCAATGGATGGCTATGCAACATTAGCAGCAAAATTACTGGATATTCAAAGTCTTTCTCAGCAAGGTATGATGGGGCGCGGTCAGTCAACAATGGATCGACTGTCTTATGAACTGAATGATGTAAACGAAATATTCCCATCCTTTGAAGTATCTGTTAGCTATATGTTAATCGTTATCATATTATATATTTTAATTATTGGACCGATTTTATATTTTATCCTAAAGAAAATAGACAAGCGTGAACAGGCGTGGTGGATAATTCCAATTATGTCAGTTGCGTTATCGATTGTTTTGTTCATTTTCGGTGCGAAGGATCGAATTGTACAGCCACAAATTCAGCAATCAGCATTTTTTAAAGTGAATGAAGATAGTAGTTTAAATGGCTATTATGTAGAATCCCTACTAACAAACAGAAGTGGTAATTTTGTTGTGAATGCAGATAAGGATACTAGTGCATTTGCGCTTCGTCGAAATAATGGTTTCACAGGAACAAGTGGAAATTTACATGAATCATCTTACATTAAAGAAAATGCAAATGGCTCTACTTTAACTTTACGTGATTTAAACTATTGGTCCGTTCAGTCCTTTGCAGGAAAAACATCGGCGCAAAATATTGGCAAACTGGATATCGATATAACGTTAAAAAATGAAAAATTAACAGGGACAATTAAAAATAATTTTCCGTTTGCTTTAAAGGATATTACCTTAATCTCTGGTATTAAAGAAGTTAAGCTGGGCGATATAGAGGCGAATGGAACTCTTAAAGTAGATAAAGAGTTTACGGCGACTGTTCTTCAAAAGCCATCTACATTTACGAGCTACAATTATAATTATCCATCGAAGAAGGAAGAAGTAAATCCACTACGAATTGAGCGGATGCAAACTTTAGCACTGCCACTAGTTGAAAATGATAAGAGACCTGTTATAACTGCATGGGCTGAACAAGCCATTGCTGGTGTGGAGCTTGAAACAAGTGCCAAAATGTCACCTATTTCTTATTTTATTCAGCCGTTTGATGGCAAAGTAGAGCTATCAGGGCCATTTACGATGAAACGTAATAACTTTTCGTATTCAGTAAATCCTCAATCCGCTAATGCGTATTACGATAAAATAGATGAGCAATTAAATAATTGGTATATGTCAGATGGTTTATATGAGGTATCCATTGCAATGCCAGATAACTTTATGAGTTCAGTTCAAACATTAAATGAACTAACTGTTTCAAATAAGGATGTTAAGCGTATGCAATTGTCGATTTGGAATAATGAAACGAAAAATTATGAGCCATTAGTAGATACAAAACAAGTGTTTACAGAGAACATATCAAAGTATTTCAATGAAAATGGCGAGTTGCTTATGGAGATTAAATTTGGGCCAGATCAAACAGGTGAGCAAACAAAATTACCAGATGTAGAGCTGAAGGGAGTGGCGAAAAATAATGATTGAAATTCGTGATTTGACGAAAAGATATGGCTCCTTTACAGCTTTAGATCATCTAAATCTAACATTAGAAGAAGGCGTTGTTTTTGGATTTGTTGGTGCTAATGGAGCAGGGAAATCCACTACTTTCTCGATATTAGCGACCCTGTTGTCTCCAACTTCTGGTGATGCACTTATTAATGGAAAGAGTGTCATTACAGAACCAAAAGAGGTACGAAAGCAAATTGGCTATATGCCAGATTTCTTTGGTGTGTATGATCAATTAAAGGTGGATGAATATCTAGATTTCTATGGTGCTAGCTATGGAATAGGTGCAGCTGAACGAAAGGTTCTTATTCCACAGCTACTTGAACTTGTGAATTTAACAAGTAAACGTTATGAATATGTAGATTTATTGTCGCGTGGGATGAAGCAACGTTTATGCCTAGCACGAGCTCTTATCCATGACCCAAAGGTATTAATATTGGATGAGCCTGCCTCGGGATTAGATCCACGTGCACGAGTAGAAATGCGAGATATTTTGCGAAATCTAAAATCAATGGGCAAAACGATATTAATTTCCTCGCATATTCTACCAGAGCTTGCAGAAATGTGTGATGAAATTGGCGTTATTGATAATGGAAAGCTTATTGCTCATGGCAATGTCTCTTCCATCCAGGCCCAGCTACAAGGTGAGAAACGTATTGTTATTAAGGTTACAGATCGAGTAAATGAGGTACGTGCTTTCTTAGAGGAGGACCCTTTAATCTCCTCGATAGATGTAATAGATAATCGCCTAGAAATAGCCTTTAATTATCGGGGAACAGATGCAGATCAAGTAGCACTCTTAAAAAAGGCAATGCTAGCGAATTTACCTATCTATGCATTAAGTGAAGAGGAAAAAGATTTAGAGGATGTCTTTATGGCGATTACGAAGGGAGCGGACAATCAATGATGGAACGATTTTATAATCCGGTACTCGTAAAAGAATTGAAGTTACGCTTCCGTTCTTTTAAAAGTTTCTCAGGATTGATGTTTTATTTAGCAGTACTTTGTATTTTTATAGCAGGATTTCTTCTACTAACTACTGGATTCACCGGTAGAGGCTTCTTTAGACCAGATACAAGCTTTATGATGTTTGCTGTATTAACTATTTTACAGATGGCTCTTGTCCTATTTATTACACCGAGCTTGACTGCTGGTGCTATTAGTAGTGAAAGGGAAAAGCAAACATTAAATATTTTACTAACAACAACACAAAGCTCTACACAAATCATTATTGGTAAACTTCTCTCTTCAGTAGCATTTTTAGTATTAATGCTAATCGCAGGGCTACCTTTATATAGTTTAGTATTTTTATTTGGTGGGGTATCACCATCTCAGTTAATTTCAATATTTTTATTTTATCTAGTAACAGTAGTTGCAATAGGTAGTATTGGGGTAATGTTTTCAACCATTACCAAAAGAACAATCGTTGCCATGATTGCAACATATGGTTCAATTATCTTCTTAGGTGGTATTACGGCATTTTTCTTCTTTTTAACAATGGCCTTCCATCAGTCGGGGAATACCATAGGCACGAATACCTCCTATATGACATATTTCTGGGCGTCCATTAACCCAGGTGCATTGATGTTAACACTTATTTCACCAGAAATGGGAGACGCGCTTAGCGAACTTTCAGGCGTCAAATTACCTGTTTGGATTACGTATTTAATAGCGTATATCTTGATTATCGTTTTATGCCTAACAATCGCCATTAAAAAATTACGTGCCAACATGAAAAGTAACCGATGAGGAGGAAATCTTATGGAGCGTCGTAAGCAATTACGAAAATATATTCAACGTGCAAAGACGAGTTTAACAGTTGAAAGAAGTATTCCCATTGCACAATACGGTCTGTTTTTTGCTTTGCTTTCGAGTGCTTCTCTTGTCCTCGTCTCCAGATTATTTGTATGGCCATTTTACAGACAAACAGCATTAATAGTCTTTTTTGTGGTTGTACTAGCGTCAGGCATATTTATGTGGTGGAAGCGTGCTAAAGAAAAGGAAGCATTGCATAGACTGGACGATTATTTTTTACACAATGAACTAGTGACAGCCTTATCGTTTCAGGATGATAAGGATCCACTTATCCAATCACTGCTCACAAAAGCAGTACAAAACGCTGAAATATCCTTTGCAAATTTTAAAGCGAGAAAAAAATATTTATTCCGTCCAAAGGCACTAAGTGGAATTTTTGTGTCGACAGTTGTACTGGCAATTTTATATTTGTTTCCATCAGCCACACAAATGGAAGCCATCGAGGTAGAACAAGAAAAGGCTGTTATCGAGGACGTTAAGAAGGAAGTTGCCAAGCTTGAGAAAAAGGCTCAAACAAAAGACGTGAAAGAGCAGCTAAAAGAATTACAAAATACGTTAAAAGAGGCAGAAACGGCTGAAGAAGCGTTACGTGAAGTCGTGAAAAAACAAAAGGAGCTTGCCTTAAAGGAGCAGCAATTAAAAGACAAGCAAACGACTAGCCAGGATGGTACCACGGAAGGCAATCGTTTATCGGAGGAAGATGTTGAGCAGTTGAAGGAGCTTGCCCAAATGCAGCAAGAGCTAACACAAAATGCTAATGCTACTCAGACAGCGATGAGCAAGCTTGGAAAACCAGCAAGCAATACATTGCAAAATGCTATTGCGAGTGCCAATAATGCTAATAACAGTCAGCAAAGTAATCCCAATTCGAGCCAAAATCCATCGGGGAATTCACAGTCAAGCAATCAACAAGGGCAGGCAAGCCAGCAAAGCCAAAGTAATTCTCAAAGCAATTCCCAGCAGTCTAGCAATAGTCAGGGACAAGGACAGGGTCAAGGAAAAGGTCAAGGACAGGGTCAAGGACAGGGTCAAGGTCAAGGACAGGGTCAAGGACAAGGACAAGGAAAAGGTCAAGGACAAGGGGCAGGAACGGGCCAGGGTAGTCGTTCTTTATTAACGACACCAAATCGAATTGGAGGCTCTAGTGAGACATCAGTGGACGGTGGTGCACTAGGAGATGGCTCACATGTATCAGAGCAGCAAGGAAATGGGCCAATAACTAAGGGAACTGTCCGCCCATATGAGGAAGTAATAGGGTCCTATAAGGATAGCTATATTGAGAGCTCGGAACGATTACAATTACCGAAAGATTTACAAAACGTCGTGCAATCTTATTTCACGTCAATAGAGTCGCAGTAGGAGGAAAAGAAATGGCATTTACAGAGCAACAGTATGTTGAAATGAGTATGAAATTGCAGCAGGTGAAGGAAGAAATTCATCGCTTTATTGTCGGTCAAGAGGAAGCAATCGACTATACATTGTACGCGGTTCTCGCTGATGGTCACGCATTACTA
This genomic stretch from Lysinibacillus pakistanensis harbors:
- the cbpB gene encoding cyclic-di-AMP-binding protein CbpB; protein product: MISTNSKDLLAMPISDFIISSEKVAHVQSGNSAEHALLVLTRTGYSSIPVLDLKYRLQGLLSMKMITESILGLEHIEYEKLPDIKVDTIMEKDIAVLKLTDTFQRALDLVINHAFLCVVDEEGTFAGILTRRVILKQLKKYIYLKE
- a CDS encoding LysR family transcriptional regulator; the protein is MATEAEILKVLAEERNMRKAAERLFLSQPALSQRLQTIEKDWGAQLFIRSQKGLTATPAGELVIGYATEMLSKKEEIFETIQSLTTKVNGTLKIACASIVGQNWLPKILKDFVAKYPEAKISLMTGWSSEIVKALYEGEAHVGIVRGQVDWKGEKIHLFRDTLYLVDKELKTIEDVLSTERPFIQFKSDSNYYQEIQQWWQQHFASNPRRQILVDQIEICKQMALDGIGYAILPSITLNDHDGINKIALTNNEKEFGLTRDTWLIGYESSFELRQVEAFVEVVQDHARCLFDYLK
- a CDS encoding ABC transporter permease, with protein sequence MMERFYNPVLVKELKLRFRSFKSFSGLMFYLAVLCIFIAGFLLLTTGFTGRGFFRPDTSFMMFAVLTILQMALVLFITPSLTAGAISSEREKQTLNILLTTTQSSTQIIIGKLLSSVAFLVLMLIAGLPLYSLVFLFGGVSPSQLISIFLFYLVTVVAIGSIGVMFSTITKRTIVAMIATYGSIIFLGGITAFFFFLTMAFHQSGNTIGTNTSYMTYFWASINPGALMLTLISPEMGDALSELSGVKLPVWITYLIAYILIIVLCLTIAIKKLRANMKSNR
- a CDS encoding ABC transporter ATP-binding protein, producing MIEIRDLTKRYGSFTALDHLNLTLEEGVVFGFVGANGAGKSTTFSILATLLSPTSGDALINGKSVITEPKEVRKQIGYMPDFFGVYDQLKVDEYLDFYGASYGIGAAERKVLIPQLLELVNLTSKRYEYVDLLSRGMKQRLCLARALIHDPKVLILDEPASGLDPRARVEMRDILRNLKSMGKTILISSHILPELAEMCDEIGVIDNGKLIAHGNVSSIQAQLQGEKRIVIKVTDRVNEVRAFLEEDPLISSIDVIDNRLEIAFNYRGTDADQVALLKKAMLANLPIYALSEEEKDLEDVFMAITKGADNQ